From the Polaribacter huanghezhanensis genome, the window AAATGATGAATTATCCAGGTGTTTTGTTTGATGATGATGAAGTGTTAGCTAAAATTCAACATGCAAAAAAGAACAACAAACCCATTGATGGACACGCGCCAGGTTTAAGAGGAAAAGATGTTTCTAAATATATTGCTGCAGGAATTTCTACCGATCACGAATGTTTTACTTATGATGAAGCTTTAGAGAAATTGCAAAAAGGAATGAAAGTCATTATCCGTGAAGGAAGTGCAGCCAAAAACTTTGAAGCGTTGATTAATTTATTACCAGAACATTATCAAAACATGCTATTTTGTTCTGATGATAAACATCCAGATGATTTATTGTTGGGTCATATCAATCAATTGTGTGAACGCGCAATTGCAAAAGGAATGGATGTTTTTAAAGTGTTGCAAGTTGCTTGTGTAAATCCGGTAAAACATTATGATTTGGAGGTTGGTTTGTTGCAAAAAGGTGATGATGCAGATTTTATTATCGTTGAAGATTTAGAGAAATTTAAGGTGTTGGAAACGTACATTAATGGTGAATTGGTCGCTAAAAACGGACAATCATTTGTGAAATCTGTAGCTTTTGAAGTGCTCAATAATTTTAATACGGATTTTAAAAATAGTTTTGATTTTGCATTTAAATCAACTGCAAAAAAGATTCGCGTTATAGAGGCGTTAGATGGCGAATTGGTTACCAACGAAATAGAAGTAGATTCATTAATAAAAGACGGAAATCTAGTTTCTAATATAGAAACAGATGTTTTAAAAATGACGGTTGTAAATCGGTATCAAAATGAAAAACCAGCAATTGCTTTTATCAAAAATTTCGGAATCAAAGAAGGTGCAATTGCAAGTTCTGTTGGGCACGATTCTCATAACATTATTGCAGTTGGAGTTTCGGACGAAGCAATTTGTAAAGCAGTAAATTTAATCATTAAAAATAAAGGTGGAATTTGTGCTGTAACTGCATCCGAAGAAAAAATAGTATCGTTGCCCGTTGCCGGAATTATGTCTGATAAATCAGCAGTAGAAATCGGAAAAGCGTATGCGGAATTAGATAAAATGGCAAAGCAAATGGGAAGTACATTGCGTGCTCCATATATGAGTTTATCATTTATGGCGTTATTGGTAATTCCGTCTTTAAAATTAAGCGATAAAGGATTGTTTAATGGAGATTCGTTTCAGTTTACTTCGGTGGAAATTAAATAGCTTCTAAAAAGTATGATTTAAATAGTACATTTGCCAACATCAACAAAAATACAATTATGAGTTTACAACAAGATTTAGAAGAAAGAAGCGGAAATCAATGTGAATTATGCACATCAACAAATAATTTATCAATTTATGAAGTAAAGCCAACAATCACTGGTGGAGGTGGAATTGATGGCAGTTTATTGGCTTGTGAAACTTGTGTTGATCAAATTGAGAATCCAGAAAACACGGATGCAAATCATTGGCGTTGTTTAAATGATTCTATGTGGTCTGAGCACAGAGCTGTAAAAGTGGTTGCTTGGAGACTATTGTCTCGTTTAAAAAATGAAGGTTGGCCAAAAGATTTGTTAGACATGATGTATTTAGAAGATGACGATGTGCGTTTTGCAAAAGAATCTGGTGATCATTTAGATGAAAGCGAAAAA encodes:
- the ade gene encoding adenine deaminase, with the translated sequence MIVQGNIVDIQNRRIFKGEVTVENGKIVAIKEANHSVENFILPGFVDAHIHIESSMLVPSEFAKIAVVHGTVATVSDPHEIANVLGVKGVEFMIENGKKVPLKFNFGAPSCVPATSFESAGAIIDADDIKVMMENPDIKYLAEMMNYPGVLFDDDEVLAKIQHAKKNNKPIDGHAPGLRGKDVSKYIAAGISTDHECFTYDEALEKLQKGMKVIIREGSAAKNFEALINLLPEHYQNMLFCSDDKHPDDLLLGHINQLCERAIAKGMDVFKVLQVACVNPVKHYDLEVGLLQKGDDADFIIVEDLEKFKVLETYINGELVAKNGQSFVKSVAFEVLNNFNTDFKNSFDFAFKSTAKKIRVIEALDGELVTNEIEVDSLIKDGNLVSNIETDVLKMTVVNRYQNEKPAIAFIKNFGIKEGAIASSVGHDSHNIIAVGVSDEAICKAVNLIIKNKGGICAVTASEEKIVSLPVAGIMSDKSAVEIGKAYAELDKMAKQMGSTLRAPYMSLSFMALLVIPSLKLSDKGLFNGDSFQFTSVEIK
- a CDS encoding PhnA domain-containing protein, with protein sequence MSLQQDLEERSGNQCELCTSTNNLSIYEVKPTITGGGGIDGSLLACETCVDQIENPENTDANHWRCLNDSMWSEHRAVKVVAWRLLSRLKNEGWPKDLLDMMYLEDDDVRFAKESGDHLDESEKIIHRDANGAILQAGDSVVLIKDLKVKGSSLVAKQGTAVRRISLDHENAKYIEGKVGPTQIVIITDYVKKMSEKE